One genomic segment of Microcella indica includes these proteins:
- a CDS encoding TetR/AcrR family transcriptional regulator, translated as MTSRLLAESSFRLAVERGMDGFVIDEVTTATGYSRRTFANHFSCKEEAVAAVVVIDALQVLKGMRVESGETAIDALERAIRSQLNQGNVERLTQLQDLARDHPALRPYLLATYGQVMRPLLSALGMTTGGVGADLDTLLLVNACCGIFSAITLGEIALPARGDDALPTLAHNMDPLINVMFARLRSGFANTR; from the coding sequence GTGACCTCGCGGCTGCTTGCTGAGTCGAGTTTCCGTCTGGCGGTCGAGCGTGGGATGGACGGTTTTGTGATTGACGAAGTCACTACCGCCACCGGTTACTCCCGGCGAACGTTCGCCAACCACTTCTCCTGCAAAGAGGAGGCGGTTGCAGCGGTAGTGGTGATCGATGCGCTCCAGGTGCTGAAAGGTATGCGCGTCGAGTCGGGCGAGACGGCCATCGACGCACTTGAACGGGCGATACGCTCGCAATTGAATCAGGGCAACGTTGAGCGATTGACACAGTTGCAGGACTTGGCACGCGACCACCCTGCTCTGCGCCCGTACTTGCTCGCCACCTATGGCCAGGTCATGCGACCACTCCTCAGCGCCCTCGGCATGACCACTGGCGGCGTCGGTGCTGACCTTGACACCCTGCTATTGGTGAACGCCTGCTGTGGGATCTTCAGCGCAATCACTTTGGGTGAGATCGCCCTCCCGGCGCGCGGTGACGACGCGCTGCCCACACTCGCCCACAACATGGATCCGCTCATCAACGTGATGTTCGCCAGACTTCGCTCTGGTTTCGCGAACACTCGGTAA
- a CDS encoding mycofactocin-coupled SDR family oxidoreductase translates to MGRLDGKVVFITGVARGQGRSHAIRFAEEGADIIGIDVLEPIAGSVSDPTTQADMEETVAAVEALDRRIIATKADVRSLEQVKKAVDDGVAELGRLDVVLANAGVSTFTGPTESLSEEAFTDLVDINLNGVWRTCAAAIPHIKTGERGGSIIMTSSAAGLTALANLGHYVAAKHGVVGLMRALALELAPHKIRVNSIHPTTVDTPMVNNEATFKLFRPDLDKPGVDDFLEAAKVMNALPVGWVQSVDISNAMVWLASDEARYVTGVTLPVDAGMLVK, encoded by the coding sequence ATGGGGCGTTTAGATGGAAAAGTGGTTTTCATCACGGGTGTCGCCCGGGGGCAGGGTCGCAGTCACGCGATCCGGTTCGCCGAGGAAGGCGCCGACATCATCGGTATCGACGTGCTCGAACCGATTGCCGGGTCTGTGTCCGACCCCACGACACAGGCTGATATGGAGGAGACTGTCGCCGCGGTCGAAGCTCTCGATCGGCGCATCATCGCGACGAAGGCCGACGTGCGCAGCCTGGAGCAAGTCAAGAAAGCGGTGGATGACGGGGTCGCCGAGCTTGGGCGACTCGATGTCGTCCTGGCGAACGCGGGAGTGTCGACGTTTACGGGGCCGACAGAATCGTTGAGCGAGGAGGCATTCACGGATCTCGTGGATATCAACCTCAACGGCGTCTGGCGCACGTGCGCCGCGGCTATCCCTCATATCAAGACTGGTGAGCGTGGCGGATCGATCATCATGACGAGTTCCGCTGCTGGACTAACGGCCCTGGCAAACCTCGGCCACTATGTCGCGGCGAAACATGGTGTCGTCGGCCTCATGCGAGCGCTCGCTCTCGAGCTGGCCCCTCACAAGATCAGGGTCAATTCCATCCATCCGACAACGGTGGACACTCCCATGGTCAACAACGAGGCCACGTTCAAGCTCTTCCGGCCCGATCTCGACAAGCCCGGCGTTGACGACTTCCTCGAGGCGGCCAAGGTCATGAATGCTCTGCCCGTGGGCTGGGTTCAGTCTGTCGACATCTCGAACGCGATGGTCTGGCTCGCCTCGGACGAAGCGCGCTACGTCACAGGCGTCACGTTGCCCGTCGATGCCGGAATGCTCGTCAAGTAG
- a CDS encoding mycofactocin-coupled SDR family oxidoreductase — protein sequence MGMLDGKVALITGGSRGQGRAHAITCAKEGADVIIIDTLDQIESVAYPMAQQADFDETVRQVEDLDRRIVSVVGDVRKQADLDRAVSEGIASLGRIDILIANAGIFSLAPAHELTDEQWDDMIAVNLTGVWKSAKAVLPHMMEQGGGSIVITSSINGIEPGANYAHYCSSKFGVVGLMKTLALEYANHGIRVNSVHPGAILTPMTSWQGAWDMMSGKPAGEGTEDDMLEAGYHFHALKGNGFLSPQRIADAALYLNSDLASAVTGVTLPVDAGHLLIPGVNASPVRA from the coding sequence ATGGGAATGCTCGACGGAAAAGTCGCCCTCATCACGGGCGGCTCGCGCGGCCAGGGTCGCGCCCACGCCATCACGTGCGCCAAGGAAGGCGCCGACGTCATCATCATCGACACCCTCGACCAGATCGAGTCGGTCGCCTACCCGATGGCGCAGCAGGCCGACTTCGACGAGACCGTGCGGCAGGTCGAAGATCTCGACCGGCGCATCGTCTCCGTCGTCGGTGACGTGCGCAAGCAGGCCGATCTGGATCGAGCGGTGTCGGAGGGCATCGCGAGTCTCGGCCGCATCGACATCTTGATCGCCAACGCCGGCATCTTCTCGCTCGCCCCCGCCCACGAGCTCACCGATGAGCAGTGGGATGACATGATCGCCGTCAACCTCACGGGGGTCTGGAAGTCGGCGAAGGCCGTGCTGCCGCACATGATGGAGCAGGGCGGCGGATCGATCGTCATCACCTCGTCGATCAACGGCATCGAGCCCGGCGCGAACTACGCGCACTACTGCTCGTCGAAGTTCGGCGTCGTCGGCCTCATGAAGACACTCGCGCTCGAGTACGCGAACCACGGCATCCGCGTGAACTCCGTGCACCCCGGCGCGATCTTGACGCCGATGACGAGCTGGCAAGGCGCCTGGGACATGATGTCGGGCAAACCCGCCGGCGAAGGCACCGAAGACGACATGCTCGAGGCGGGCTACCACTTCCACGCCCTCAAGGGCAACGGCTTCTTGAGCCCTCAGCGCATCGCCGACGCCGCGCTGTACCTCAACTCCGATCTGGCCTCCGCCGTAACGGGCGTCACCCTTCCGGTCGACGCCGGGCACCTGCTCATTCCCGGCGTAAACGCGTCACCGGTGCGCGCTTAG
- the mftA gene encoding mycofactocin precursor MftA (Mycofactocin is a small molecule electron carrier derived from the final two amino acids, Val-Tyr, of MftA, the mycofactocin precursor. It plays a role in redox homeostasis and the metabolism of alcohols and aldehydes in Actinobacteria, including Mycobacterium tuberculosis.) — translation MSHADNRPEAPIDELVDEESLVEEVSIDGMCGVY, via the coding sequence ATGAGCCACGCCGACAACCGACCTGAGGCCCCGATCGACGAACTTGTCGACGAGGAATCGCTCGTCGAAGAAGTCTCGATCGATGGAATGTGCGGGGTGTATTGA
- a CDS encoding TetR/AcrR family transcriptional regulator encodes MQEIALPPLRERHRAATWAALREAAANLALEHGLTGATIDAISARAGVSPRTFFNYFSSKEEAVLGIQSPVMPGGAITAFDARDTDLFTRTVRLFAAVSSTTVRDHSDLAIRRDLVQRFPELRVHLTRHVAQAEHLVEELLEDRVATGRISLAGAPEALPASLRALVVLAGTTIRFAFERGGSLGGIPSDTDLDAAIALFRTVMEEAK; translated from the coding sequence GTGCAAGAGATCGCTCTGCCGCCGCTTAGGGAGCGGCACCGCGCCGCCACGTGGGCAGCCCTCCGCGAGGCCGCGGCGAACCTAGCCCTGGAACATGGCTTGACCGGTGCAACCATTGACGCAATCTCTGCCCGAGCGGGCGTCTCACCTCGCACCTTCTTCAACTATTTCTCGAGCAAGGAGGAAGCGGTGCTCGGCATCCAGTCGCCAGTCATGCCCGGCGGTGCCATCACCGCCTTCGATGCACGCGATACGGATCTCTTCACTCGCACTGTCCGGCTCTTCGCTGCGGTCTCGTCGACCACCGTTCGCGACCATTCGGATCTTGCGATTCGCCGCGACCTCGTCCAACGCTTCCCCGAACTGCGAGTCCACCTCACCCGGCACGTTGCCCAGGCAGAACACCTCGTCGAAGAACTCCTCGAGGACCGAGTCGCAACCGGGCGTATCAGCCTGGCGGGCGCTCCGGAGGCTCTCCCCGCCTCGCTTCGCGCACTCGTCGTGCTCGCCGGCACGACCATTCGCTTTGCGTTCGAGCGCGGCGGTTCGCTCGGCGGCATCCCATCTGACACCGACCTGGACGCTGCAATCGCACTGTTCCGCACCGTAATGGAAGAAGCAAAGTGA
- a CDS encoding MDR family MFS transporter, with product MTHPAALASPTQTGTSRNITLLFGALLVTMLLASLSQTVLSSALPTIVGELDGVEHMTWVITAYLLASTIVMPVYGKVSDSFGRRPVLLVAIVLFVIGSVLGAFASDMGALIFARVVQGLGGGGLMILSQAAIADVVPARDRGRYMGVLGAVFAVSSVAGPLLGGWFTEGPGWRWAFLINIPLGILAIVATALLLRLPAKNNQERPKVDYLGMATLGVATTAIVLIATWGGSTFDWNSPTIIGLIVGAVVCAGIFVLVETRVSEPVMPLALYRDRNFNLTTVAALLTSIAMFGAIGYMPTYLQMATGATATEAGFLMIPMMGALLVTSIGTGQLVSRTGKYKLPPIIGSVILAVGMWLLSTVKVDTPIFEICVALAVIGLGLGSSMQILTLVVQNSFPHRMVGTATASNNYFRQVGGSLGSAVVGSVFAARLTSLLAERLPQAGSGGGSGNSLTPAAVSDLPDALRLPIILSYNEALMPIFIFMVPLAIAAAIVLCFIVQKPLSTRIEQEILAEALSEGQLMPPYLDDDRR from the coding sequence GTGACTCACCCAGCTGCATTGGCATCGCCGACCCAGACCGGCACATCCCGCAACATCACGCTCCTCTTTGGTGCGCTTCTTGTCACTATGCTGCTCGCTTCGCTCAGTCAGACTGTGCTGTCCAGCGCGCTCCCGACGATCGTTGGCGAGCTCGACGGCGTGGAGCACATGACCTGGGTCATCACTGCCTACCTGCTTGCGTCCACCATTGTCATGCCTGTCTACGGCAAGGTGAGCGACTCGTTCGGTCGAAGGCCGGTGCTACTCGTCGCCATCGTCTTGTTCGTCATCGGTTCGGTCCTGGGGGCTTTCGCGAGCGACATGGGAGCTCTCATCTTTGCCCGCGTCGTGCAGGGGCTCGGTGGTGGTGGCCTCATGATCCTCAGCCAGGCGGCGATCGCCGATGTCGTCCCTGCGCGGGACCGCGGTCGGTATATGGGCGTTCTCGGCGCGGTCTTCGCCGTGTCCTCCGTCGCCGGCCCGCTTCTTGGCGGTTGGTTTACCGAGGGGCCGGGATGGCGTTGGGCTTTCCTGATCAACATCCCTCTCGGCATCCTGGCCATCGTTGCCACTGCCCTGCTCCTGCGCCTTCCTGCCAAGAACAATCAGGAGCGACCGAAGGTCGACTACCTCGGCATGGCCACGCTAGGAGTTGCCACTACCGCGATCGTCCTCATTGCCACCTGGGGCGGGTCGACTTTCGACTGGAACTCGCCCACAATCATCGGCCTCATTGTCGGCGCGGTAGTGTGCGCGGGCATCTTCGTTCTTGTCGAGACACGTGTCTCCGAACCGGTTATGCCGCTCGCACTTTACCGCGACCGAAACTTCAACTTGACGACAGTCGCCGCCTTGCTCACCAGCATCGCGATGTTCGGTGCAATCGGCTACATGCCGACCTATCTTCAGATGGCCACCGGGGCGACCGCCACGGAGGCGGGGTTCCTGATGATCCCCATGATGGGGGCGTTGCTCGTGACGTCCATCGGCACCGGGCAACTGGTTTCGCGGACGGGAAAGTACAAGCTGCCCCCGATCATCGGCTCGGTGATTCTTGCCGTCGGTATGTGGCTGCTGTCCACGGTGAAAGTGGACACTCCGATCTTTGAGATCTGCGTCGCCCTTGCTGTGATCGGCCTCGGCCTCGGCTCGAGCATGCAGATTCTCACGCTCGTGGTGCAGAACTCCTTCCCGCACCGCATGGTCGGAACCGCGACCGCGTCGAACAACTATTTCCGCCAAGTCGGCGGCAGCCTCGGCTCCGCCGTGGTCGGTTCGGTGTTCGCCGCCCGGCTTACCTCGCTGCTTGCCGAGCGGCTGCCGCAAGCAGGAAGTGGAGGCGGGAGCGGCAACTCACTGACCCCTGCGGCTGTCAGCGACCTGCCTGACGCGCTCCGACTGCCGATCATACTTTCGTACAACGAGGCACTCATGCCGATCTTCATCTTCATGGTCCCCCTCGCCATCGCCGCCGCGATCGTCTTGTGCTTCATCGTCCAGAAGCCGCTCTCCACTCGCATTGAGCAGGAGATCCTCGCCGAGGCGCTCTCGGAGGGACAGCTCATGCCCCCGTACCTGGACGACGACCGGCGCTAG
- the mftC gene encoding mycofactocin radical SAM maturase (MftC is a radical SAM/SPASM enzyme that catalyzes the first two steps in biosynthesis of the electron carrier mycofactocin from the terminal Val-Tyr dipeptide of the precursor peptide MftA.), translating to MTLVAPSPVQTSPVAPARTSSTLIGHFEAGLDAPICLTWELTYACNLSCSHCLSSSGRRDPRELTTEECKAVIDELQRMQVFYVNIGGGEPTVRSDFWELVDYATDHQVGVKFSTNGIKLTPEIAQRLAASDYVDVQISLDGATAEVNDHVRGPGSYDTAMRAMQNLADAGFRGFKISVVCTRENIPQLDEFKAIADRFDAQLRLTRLRPSGRGADVWDDLHPLPEQQRELYDWLVAHGEGVLTGDSFFHLSAFGSALPGLNLCGAGRVVCLIDPIGDVYACPFAIHDEFLAGSIREPGGFEAVWRESELFQRLREPTGGGACASCSFYDSCRGGCMAAKFFTGLPIDGPDPECVRGFGEQLLAERAEDALPKPSGDHSHRTSPPRPRGGAGPVPLTLSVRRPDAPPAHACAESPLAGFSPTTTAAGCACGTDH from the coding sequence ATGACGCTCGTCGCCCCATCGCCAGTACAGACGTCGCCGGTCGCCCCCGCTCGCACCTCGAGCACCCTCATCGGCCACTTCGAGGCCGGTCTGGATGCTCCCATCTGCTTGACCTGGGAGCTCACGTACGCCTGCAACCTCTCCTGCAGCCACTGTCTGTCGAGCTCCGGTCGGCGCGACCCGCGCGAGCTCACCACGGAGGAGTGCAAGGCCGTCATCGATGAGTTGCAGCGCATGCAGGTCTTCTACGTCAATATCGGCGGCGGCGAGCCGACCGTTCGCAGCGACTTCTGGGAGCTCGTCGACTACGCCACCGACCACCAGGTGGGCGTGAAGTTCTCCACCAACGGCATCAAGCTCACCCCCGAGATCGCCCAGCGCCTCGCCGCGAGCGACTACGTCGACGTGCAGATCTCCCTCGACGGTGCGACCGCCGAGGTCAACGACCACGTGCGGGGCCCCGGGTCGTACGACACCGCCATGCGCGCGATGCAGAACCTCGCCGACGCGGGCTTCCGCGGCTTCAAGATCTCCGTCGTGTGCACACGGGAGAACATTCCGCAGCTCGACGAGTTCAAGGCCATCGCGGATCGCTTCGACGCGCAGCTGCGGCTGACGCGCCTGCGCCCGAGCGGCCGCGGTGCGGACGTGTGGGACGACCTGCACCCCCTGCCCGAGCAGCAGCGCGAGCTGTACGACTGGCTCGTCGCCCACGGAGAGGGAGTGCTCACGGGCGACTCGTTCTTCCACCTGTCGGCTTTCGGCAGCGCCCTGCCCGGTCTCAACCTGTGCGGTGCCGGCCGCGTGGTGTGCCTCATCGATCCCATCGGCGATGTCTACGCCTGTCCTTTCGCGATCCACGACGAGTTCCTCGCCGGCAGCATCCGCGAGCCGGGCGGGTTCGAGGCTGTGTGGCGGGAGAGCGAGCTCTTCCAGCGGCTGCGCGAGCCGACGGGCGGCGGGGCGTGCGCGAGCTGCTCGTTCTACGACTCGTGCCGCGGCGGCTGCATGGCGGCGAAGTTCTTCACGGGCCTGCCGATCGACGGCCCCGACCCCGAGTGCGTGCGCGGCTTCGGTGAGCAGCTGCTGGCCGAGCGGGCCGAGGATGCTCTGCCGAAGCCCTCGGGCGACCACTCGCACCGCACTTCGCCGCCGCGGCCGCGCGGCGGGGCGGGCCCCGTGCCCCTGACTCTCAGCGTCCGACGACCGGACGCACCCCCGGCGCACGCCTGCGCCGAGAGCCCGCTCGCCGGGTTTTCACCGACGACGACCGCCGCGGGTTGCGCCTGCGGCACCGACCACTAG
- the mftB gene encoding mycofactocin biosynthesis chaperone MftB (MftB, a small protein, is a peptide chaperone that assists the radical SAM enzyme MftC in performing two modifications to the C-terminal Val-Tyr dipeptide of the mycofactocin precursor peptide, MftA. MftB's role is analogous to the role of PqqD in the biosynthesis of PQQ, a cofactor that derives entirely from a Tyr and a Glu in the precursor PqqA.) translates to MDSIRLDATLTVHPRVSIRPEPFGALLYHFGTRQLSFLKDRVLLDAVRACDGTRTLAQALAEAAVPDAQVERYRRAVATLVHSTMLESRPANEVAA, encoded by the coding sequence ATGGACTCCATCAGGCTCGACGCCACACTCACAGTTCACCCTCGCGTCTCGATTCGGCCCGAACCCTTCGGTGCCCTGCTGTACCACTTCGGCACCCGACAGCTGAGCTTTCTCAAAGATCGCGTGCTGCTCGATGCCGTAAGGGCCTGCGACGGCACCCGCACTCTGGCTCAGGCTCTCGCCGAGGCTGCCGTGCCCGATGCTCAGGTTGAGCGTTACCGGCGCGCCGTCGCGACGCTAGTGCACTCGACGATGCTCGAGAGCCGACCCGCGAACGAGGTGGCGGCATGA
- the mftR gene encoding mycofactocin system transcriptional regulator (MftR, the mycofactocin system transcriptional regulator, is an uncharacterized TetR family DNA-binding transcription factor. Its role is inferred by context. It occurs as part of the biosynthesis locus for mycofactocin, a partially characterized electron carrier derived from the terminal Val-Tyr dipeptide of the precursor peptide MftA, through a radical SAM enzyme-mediated process.), with protein MSEFVDAAANPVVRIGRHPATTHVEISHTGLRLFIERGFDQVTVDEIAAACGIGRRTFFRYFPSKNDLPWGQFDDMLRSMREHLDSLPRSVPLRDTLRIAIVVFNRTPPEELQYHRERMTLLLTVPSLVAHSTIRYESWRQVIADFVAERLDTSPSGLLPQTIGWACLGVSIAAYEQWLKHEDASLSDLLDQGFLAARDLMLLDEPGPR; from the coding sequence TTGAGTGAGTTCGTAGACGCGGCGGCCAACCCCGTGGTGCGCATCGGGCGTCATCCCGCCACAACGCATGTCGAGATAAGCCACACGGGCCTGCGGTTGTTCATCGAGCGCGGCTTCGATCAGGTCACAGTTGATGAGATCGCCGCGGCCTGCGGCATAGGACGCCGCACTTTCTTCCGATACTTCCCCTCGAAGAACGACCTGCCCTGGGGTCAGTTCGACGACATGCTGCGAAGCATGCGCGAGCACCTCGACTCCCTGCCGCGCAGTGTCCCGTTGAGGGACACCCTCCGCATCGCCATCGTGGTCTTCAACCGCACACCTCCCGAAGAACTGCAGTATCACCGCGAGCGGATGACGCTACTGCTCACGGTGCCCTCCCTCGTCGCGCACTCGACCATCCGCTACGAGTCGTGGCGCCAGGTGATCGCCGATTTCGTCGCCGAGCGACTCGACACCTCGCCGAGCGGCCTCCTGCCCCAAACAATTGGCTGGGCGTGTCTCGGTGTCTCGATCGCCGCCTACGAGCAATGGCTCAAGCACGAAGACGCATCACTGAGCGACTTGCTCGACCAGGGCTTCCTCGCCGCTCGCGACCTCATGCTGCTCGACGAGCCCGGCCCGCGCTGA
- a CDS encoding GMC family oxidoreductase → MTPRAPDVIVVGAGGSGAPLAARLAERGERVLLLEAGPVPAPHSTRDGSSLAAAVPGHPLAVSYRGTLTPGRDHTVVRGLVAGGSTAINGAYFRRPRSRDLDSWAAVAADHRWSASATLPLWAEIEGDREYGHRGSGPMPITRSSLDHPLSAALLTAGVELGLPFVPDQNASPDPPPGVGALPTNTRDGQRWSTARAWLEPPTSGLTIRGGCTVTRVLFNRGGQTTGVEIVVDDAVEAIRADRVVLCAGAIATPQLLVHSGVGPPGAVRAAGATVVRDLPVGAQLHDHPQLELRFRVPTEVLDHPTETTLGVVVHGSSRCDPGTSAEDVPGDVEVLSVLRPMGRLLDSDTGDTSLSVLVSALRTEQPGQLLLDSGGIPRLDFRYLRTPGDRARLRVAARLAAALLASEPLLQIGVRPEYPSLEGGLDDDALDDWMRGRLSTALHSCGTTPMGTDPSTSVVNGRGAVHGIEGLHIADLGILPTTPTSGPAASAVLVGLVIANAL, encoded by the coding sequence ATGACCCCTCGCGCGCCCGATGTGATTGTGGTCGGGGCGGGAGGCTCGGGTGCTCCGCTCGCGGCTCGACTCGCTGAAAGGGGCGAGCGCGTGCTGCTGCTCGAGGCCGGCCCAGTGCCCGCACCCCACTCGACGCGGGACGGTTCGAGCCTCGCCGCGGCCGTCCCCGGGCATCCACTCGCGGTCAGCTACCGCGGCACCCTCACGCCGGGTCGCGATCACACGGTGGTGCGCGGGCTCGTCGCGGGCGGCTCGACGGCGATCAACGGCGCCTACTTCAGGCGCCCGCGCAGTCGCGACCTTGATAGCTGGGCCGCCGTCGCGGCCGACCACCGCTGGAGCGCCTCGGCTACTCTGCCGCTCTGGGCCGAGATTGAAGGTGACCGCGAGTACGGGCATCGCGGCTCGGGCCCAATGCCCATCACACGCAGCTCCCTCGACCATCCGCTCAGCGCCGCACTGCTCACCGCTGGAGTAGAGCTCGGTCTACCGTTTGTCCCTGACCAGAACGCCAGCCCCGACCCGCCGCCCGGAGTCGGCGCGTTGCCCACAAACACTCGCGACGGGCAGCGCTGGAGCACGGCGCGCGCCTGGCTAGAGCCCCCAACTTCAGGGCTCACCATCCGGGGCGGATGCACCGTGACGCGCGTTCTCTTCAATCGAGGAGGGCAGACGACCGGTGTCGAAATCGTCGTCGACGACGCGGTCGAGGCCATCAGGGCTGACCGCGTCGTGTTGTGCGCCGGTGCCATCGCCACTCCACAGCTACTCGTGCACAGCGGTGTCGGCCCACCGGGCGCGGTGCGCGCAGCGGGCGCGACCGTCGTGCGGGATCTGCCAGTGGGGGCGCAACTACACGACCACCCGCAGCTCGAGCTGCGTTTTCGAGTGCCGACCGAGGTGCTGGACCACCCGACCGAGACGACGCTTGGGGTGGTAGTGCACGGCTCCAGCCGTTGTGACCCCGGGACGAGCGCGGAGGACGTGCCCGGTGACGTCGAGGTGCTCTCAGTGCTGCGTCCCATGGGTCGTCTGCTCGACAGCGACACAGGTGACACTAGCCTCAGCGTGCTGGTCTCTGCGCTGCGCACAGAGCAACCGGGCCAGCTATTGCTTGACAGTGGCGGGATACCACGGCTCGACTTTAGATATCTTCGCACCCCTGGCGATCGCGCGCGCTTACGGGTCGCCGCGCGACTCGCTGCCGCCCTACTCGCGAGTGAGCCACTCCTACAGATCGGCGTACGGCCGGAGTATCCATCGCTCGAAGGTGGTCTCGACGACGATGCCCTTGACGATTGGATGCGCGGCCGTCTTTCGACAGCGCTGCACAGTTGCGGCACGACGCCCATGGGCACCGACCCTTCAACGTCGGTCGTCAATGGCCGCGGTGCCGTGCACGGGATCGAAGGTCTGCACATCGCCGACCTCGGCATCCTGCCGACCACGCCAACGAGTGGTCCCGCGGCGAGCGCCGTGCTCGTCGGTCTCGTGATCGCAAACGCGTTGTGA